Proteins from one Syngnathoides biaculeatus isolate LvHL_M chromosome 8, ASM1980259v1, whole genome shotgun sequence genomic window:
- the LOC133504596 gene encoding high affinity cationic amino acid transporter 1-like: MVLEALRRFGRQLVRVKVVDGSTDDTRLARCLNTYDLVALGVGSTLGAGVYVVAGDVAKKSSGPAIVLSFLIAAVASIMAGLCYAEFGARVPKTGSAYLYSYVTAGELLAFITGWNLLISYAIGTSSVAKTWSSTFDTLIGGRIGRWTRNHIPMNSPGVLAEYPDVFSVFLVVILTGLLGFGVKESALVSKVFTSINIMVLMSVMVSGMIKGDPKNWSVNPDDVLSAAILSSTNATDISSLKKSLGAGGFMPFGWTGVFSGAATCFYAFIGFECIATSGEEVKNPQKAIPIGIVSSLVICLMVYLGVSTALTVLMPYYLLDQHSPLPGAFSYVGWWVATNAVAAGSLCALSTSLLGAMFPMPRVVWAMAEDGLLFQFLTRINNRTKTPLLATIVSGVVAAVMAMLFDLKDLVDLMSIGALLAYTLVAACVLVLRYKPDGKPPHEMTPQEEMTTKGDIDIQGQENLYSTIRCLVFHPDEEPTPRSGFAVTVCTSLLVALALFFSLVAITLRQAAWCPALLGAIFVMCLGLAVVVWRQPQNKTKLSFKVPLVPFIPLVSMLINTYLMMQLIRGPWVHYTTSMAIGLLIYFGYGFRNSALAECNKTNECKLDGRGDEL; the protein is encoded by the exons ATGGTTCTGGAAGCCCTGCGTCGCTTCGGGAGGCAGCTCGTGCGGGTCAAGGTGGTGGACGGTAGCACCGACGACACCCGCCTGGCGCGGTGCCTCAACACGTACGACCTGGTGGCGCTGGGTGTGGGGAGCACGCTGGGTGCCGGCGTCTACGTGGTGGCCGGCGACGTGGCCAAAAAGAGCTCGGGGCCCGCcattgtcctgtccttcctgaTAGCGGCGGTggcgtccatcatggccggcctgtGCTACGCCGAGTTTGGCGCCCGCGTGCCCAAAACGGGCTCGGCGTACCTTTACAGTTACGTGACGGCCGGAGAGCTGCTGGCCTTCATCACGGGATGGAACCTACTCATCTCTTACGCCATTG GGACGTCGAGCGTGGCCAAAACGTGGAGCAGCACCTTCGACACGCTCATCGGCGGCAGAATTGGGAGGTGGACCAGGAACCACATACCCATGAACTCGCCGGGTGTCCTCGCAGAATACCCCGACGTCTTTTCGGTGTTCCTCGTGGTGATTTTGACAG GCCTCCTCGGCTTCGGTGTGAAGGAGTCTGCACTGGTGAGCAAAGTGTTCACCAGCATCAACATCATGGTTCTGATGTCCGTAATGGTCAGCGGGATGATCAAAGGAGATCCCAAAAACTGGAGCGTGAATCCGGACGACGTCCTCAGCGCCGCCATCTTGTCCTCAACCAA cGCTACAGATATTTCGTCTTTAAAGaaaagtttgggagcagggggCTTCATGCCTTTCGGCTGGACCGGGGTCTTCTCTGGGGCCGCCACCTGCTTCTATGCCTTTATTGGCTTTGAATGTATCGCCACTTCAG GTGAGGAGGTGAAGAACCCGCAGAAGGCCATTCCCATCGGGATCGTGAGCTCGCTGGTCATCTGCCTCATGGTGTACTTGGGGGTGTCGACCGCCCTCACCGTCTTGATGCCTTACTACCTCCTGGACCAGCACAGCCCCCTGCCGGGGGCTTTCAGCTACGTGGGCTGGTGGGTCGCCACCAACGCCGTGGCAGCCGGTTCTCTCTGCGCTCTGTCCACCAG tttACTGGGCGCCATGTTCCCCATGCCCAGAGTCGTCTGGGCCATGGCAGAAGATGGCCTCCTCTTCCAGTTTTTGACGAGAATCAACAATCGGACTAAAACGCCTCTCCTGGCAACCATTGTGTCGGGCGTTGTGGCGG cCGTGATGGCCATGCTCTTCGACTTGAAAGATCTGGTCGACCTCATGTCTATCGGCGCTCTGCTGGCTTACACGCTGGTAGCTGCATGCGTCCTGGTGCTCAG GTACAAACCCGACGGGAAACCCCCCCATGAGATGACCCCTCAGGAGGAAATGACTACCAAGGGTGACATTGACATCCAGGGACAAGAAAATCTCTACTCCACCATTAGGTGCCTTGTGTTCCACCCAGACGAAGAACCCACTCCTCGATCTGGGTTCGCTGTCACCGTTTGCACCAGCCTACTAG TGGCCTTGGCCTTGTTTTTTAGCCTGGTGGCCATCACGCTCAGGCAGGCGGCTTGGTGTCCTGCTCTCTTGGGCGCCATCTTCGTGATGTGCTTGGGCCTCGCCGTCGTCGTGTGGCGCCAACCGCAGAACAAGACCAAGCTCTCCTTCAAG GTTCCTCTGGTGCCGTTCATCCCGCTAGTGAGCATGCTGATCAACACATACCTGATGATGCAGCTCATAAGAGGACCTTGGGTGCACTACACCACTTCCATGGCTATCG GTTTGCTCATCTACTTCGGCTACGGCTTTCGTAACAGTGCACTTGCAGAGTGCAACAAGACAAACGAATGTAAACTGGACGGCCGGGGAGATGAACTGTGA